Proteins from one Rhizoctonia solani chromosome 5, complete sequence genomic window:
- a CDS encoding AN1-type zinc finger protein 1 has translation MATRKDSTDAQMLFVGSACSLANCTQHDFLPIKCNLCSATFCSDHFRPDEHKCTKYDPAKADRVAPSCPLCSTPVSIPLGQDPNLKIDAHIMNECTAMGNRGNNRQAKRCAGPRCAKVLIAPIRCDNCRKEFCPEHRFPQQHTCAAGSTKPSPSPTPTPQPVMSKLSDKLSGVSIGGMRPGQSSASTSAAMAAINRAAASAKPGPKANVAPKPKPVPSSSEGAGSSKPAVHNPFNKTDRCDPTSHASADADVLPATKRPTAIDTSFRPPPIFGFA, from the exons ATGGCCACCCGCAAGGACAGCACTGATGCCCAAATGTTGTTTGTCGGCAGCGCTTGTTCTCTCGCCAACTGCACTCAACACGATTTCCTCCCAATCAAGTGCAACCTATGTTCTGCTACATTCTGCTCAGATCACTTTAGGCCAGACGAACATAAATGCACCAAATATGACCCTGCAAAGGCCGATCGAGTCGCTCCTAGCTGTCCTCTCTGTAGCACTCCGGTATCTATTCCTCTCGGTCAGGATCCCAACCTCAAGATAGATGCCCATATTATGAACGAGTGCACAGCCATGGGGAACAGAGGCAATAATCGTCAGGCTAAACGGTGTGCTGGACCTCGGTGTGCAAAGGTTCTAATTGCTCCCATTCGTTGCGAT AACTGTCGCAAGGAGTTTTGTCCTGAGCATCGTTTCCCGCAACAGCATACGTGTGCCGCTGGGTCGACTAAGCCGTCACCATCTCCTACACCTACACCACAGCCTGTAATGTCGAAACTATCGGATAAACTATCTGGGGTGTCGATTGGGGGAATGCGTCCAGGTCAGTCGAGTGCTTCGACTTCGGCCGCTATGGCCGCGATCAATCGTGCAGCTGCTAGCGCCAAACCAGGACCCAAGGCAAACGTGGCGCCAAAGCCTAAACCTGTGCCTTCATCATCCGAGGGAGCTGGGTCCTCCAAACCAGCGGTACATAATCCGTTCAACAAGACCGACCGGTGCGACCCTACTTCCCATGCTTCCGCCGACGCTGATGTCCTTCCTGCAACTAAACGTCCGACGGCAATCGACACCTCGTTCCGACCACCACCTATTTTCGGATTCGCCTAA
- a CDS encoding methyltransferase domain protein translates to MDKPAQDFERKWDPALYNQALSVLYSDDYTKPLFELLSARSGERIADLGCGTGELTLLLQQLVGKDGVVVGVDASESMLAKAKENGLVNLFLCDVQNLVVPDEFKSLVGTFDGKRSSQYFYPRGAVRTAKTLLKPGGRFVGALPGYMNAVGLRCVAAHLLERRGKKISDPWFLPQPAEYAKLLESEGFIVEHISLNPRVAVLPGSLVNAIRSTIRIAYLKDLEDDEAEEVIQEMSRICEFDHRDGTGA, encoded by the exons ATGGATAAGCCCGCCCAGGACTTCGAGCGCAAGTGGGACCCAGCTTTATATAACCAGGCTCTTAGTGTTCTGTACTCTGACGACTATACCAAACCCCTATTCGAGCTACTTTCTGCCCGGTCCGGCGAACGAATTGCGGATCTAGGGTGCGGTACGGGTGAGCTCACCCTACTTCTGCAACAACTCGTCGGAAAGGACGGGGTAGTTGTAGGAGTGGATGCTAGCGAGAGTATG CTCGCtaaagccaaggaaaatGGCCTTGTAAATCTTTTTCTTTGTGATGTACAGAACCTCGTAGTACCGGACGAGTTCAAGTCCCTCGTTGGAACATTCGATGGCAAGCGCTCTTCCCAATATTTTT ACCCGCGTGGGGCGGTGCGAACTGCGAAGACTCTTCTAAAGCCTGGGGGCAGATTTGTGGGCGCACTTCCCGGGTATATGAACGCAGTTG GATTACGATGCGTTGCTGCCCACCTACTTGAACGTCGCGGAAAAAAGATATCAGATCCATGGTTTCTACCTCAACCCGCAGAATACGCAAAG CTACTCGAGTCGGAAGGGTTTATAGTAGAACACATCTCGCTGAACCCTCGCGTTGCTGTTCTCCCAGGATCCCTTGTGAATGCCATCCGCTCAACCATTCGCATTGCGTACCTCAAGGACCTGGAAGATGATGAGGCGGAGGAGGTCATTCAAGAAATGTCTAGAATCTGTGAGTTCGATCATAGAGATGGAACAGGTGCTTGA
- a CDS encoding major facilitator superfamily transporter, with protein sequence MTTKSRPDDDTSSSGVGTPIRKASKDTFTQKDTKELGVPLDELRKQNHRYRWWKRNQIIVDLDSTATQPSVFDDSKTLEIYRPPASYENAHRFDPDARWTWREEKNLVRKIDWRIMLWACIMFFCLDLDRSNISQANTDNFLDDLGLSTNDFNLGNTLFRCSFLAAELPSQLISKRLGPDVWIPTSNYREEIIMVNRVLRDDPSKSDMHNREGLSPKMIWNSLCDWHMWPLYVLGLVHMMPVGPPQTYLTLSLRKLGFNTTEANLLSIPSVVIGIITMLFTSFLSEAIDSRVLATVVLQIWALPLLVALYTFDRQTSQWAYFSVVTLVTGFPYIHPIQVAWASRNSYSVRTRTVSASVYNMFVQAGAVVYANIYRADDQPYGFDWDLLDEYVLYGLVWLFYRTVNKKRDKIWNSWSKEEQTRYLENTNDKGNKRLDFRFAY encoded by the exons ATGACCACAAAATCTCGCCCAGATGATGACACTTCCAGCAGCGGAGTCGGTACCCCTATACGAAAGGCATCCAAGGACACATTCACCCAAAAAGATACCAAAGAACTGGGCGTGCCTTTAGATGAACTCCGCAAACAAAACCACCGTTACCGTTGGTGGAAGCGCAACCAAATCATCGTCGATCTAGATAGTACTGCGACTCAACCTTCCGTATTTGATGATTCGAAGACGCTTGAAATATACCGACCGCCTGCATCATACGAGAATGCACATAGGTTCGATCCGGACGCAAGGTGGACTTGGAGGGAAGAAAAG AATCTTGTCCGTAAAATCGACTGGCGTATAATGCTTTGGGCATGTATCATGTTCTTCTGCCTCGACCTCGACCGCTCCAATATAT CTCAGGCTAACACCGACAACTTCCTCGATGATCTTGGCCTATCAACGAACGATTTCAACCTCGGAAACACTTTGTTTCGCTGCTCTTTCCTTGCTGCTGAGCTACCCTCGCAACTTATCTCCAAGCGTCTTGGGCCAGATGTTTGGATCCCAACCAG CAATTACAGGGAAGAAATAATCATGGTTAACCG TGTCTTGCGCGACGACCCTTCCAAGTCGGATATGCACAACCGCGAAGGTCTTTCACCAAAAATGATTTGGAACTCCCTCTGTGATTGGCATATGTGGCCTCTTTAC GTTCTGGGACTGGTTCACATGATGCCTGTCGGGCCTCCCCAAACGTACCTCACACTCTCTCTGCGCAAGCTTGGATTTAATACAACTGAAGCCAATTTGTTGTCTATTCCGTCCGTCGTAATTGGCATAATCACTATGTTGTTCACAAGCTTCCTGAGCGAGGCGATCGATTCTCGAGTGCTTGCCACAGTAGTTCTCCAAATCTGGGCTTTGCCTTTACTG GTAGCACTCTATACCTTTGACAGACAGACCTCACAGTGGGCGTACTTTTCCGTCGTGACTCTGGT AACTGGCTTCCCTTATATCCATCCGATTCAAGTCGCATGGGCATCCCGAAACAGC TATAGTGTTCGCACCCGGACAG TTTCGGCCTCGGTGTACAATATGTTTGTGCAAGCCGGCGCGGTCGTCTAC GCAAACATTTACCGCGCGGATGATCAG CCCTAT GGTTTTGATTGGGATTTGCTCGATGAATATGTGCTATATGGGTTGGTATGGTTGTTCTACCGAACAGTCAACAAGAAGAGAGATAAGATCTGGAACTCGTGGAGCAAGGAG GAGCAAACTAGATATCTTGAAAATACGAACGACAAGGGAAACAAACGCCTTGATTTTAGATTTGCCTACTGA
- a CDS encoding heat shock protein 70 kDa 12B has product MSIDATPKPFRGPWEGDTKIVIGIDIGTTQSGVAFAFLQNGASQVIHRVTRWPGQEARDQQGKIPTLVWYDRSRKATAFGAEAQLPIIEEQAEDNGWVLAKYFKLHLHPSDMQAKHELKLDELPPGVTLRQIYSDFLGYLLKHTRSFFEDRILDGKQIWSRYSPTMEVVIAHPNGWGIREQAFLRSAAVAAGFATTDQAPTKVRFVTEAEASVHFCIHHTNLGTVLKPGTNFAVCDAGGSTVDTTLYSVTSMRPILKLKEERASACVQAGAIFVDSEVEKHLRKTLANAGLSSEDVVEYTKAGVKDFEGFAKRAFRDETTEQSVAVAHTRFNNTTIRARRGRMSFPGLIIKEFFDVCVKEITASVDQQINGLNVPYILLVGGFGDSVYVRNEFKKRYESRGSKITLTNDSSSKAVADGALIWSTISSVHSRAPRYSFGIKILVPFLSHIHTRQGRVSYTDADGEEVVSGGWSQIVQKGVALDSEVVCRRRYHCRYSTGTPYLEVFTIDLISYSGDGTPEWVNSPNGSLCPGFRTSCTIKANLKNLEGALTSATGRHGLRYWSLSFEVCIRFGGTELESYLEWEEHGIKRTGPASIVSQEINL; this is encoded by the exons ATGTCCATCGATGCAACCCCAAAGCCCTTCCGTGGCCCATGGGAAGGTGACACGAAAATAGTGATTGGTATTGATATCGGGACAACCCAGAGTGGCGTTGCATTTGCCTTCTTACAAAATG GCGCAAGTCAGGTTATTCATCGTGTTACGAGATGGCCTGGACAAGAGGCCCGAGACCAACAGGGTAAGATACCGACACTCGTATGGTACGATAGGAGCAGAAAG GCAACTGCATTCGGCGCCGAAGCACAACTGCCGATTATAGAGGAACAAGCAGAGGATAACGGTTGGGTTCTTGCAAAATACTTTAAGCTACATCTTCATCCGAGCGATATGCAAGCCAAGCATGAGCTCAAACTGGATG AGTTGCCACCCGGTGTTACCCTCCGTCAAATTTATTCCGACTTTTTAGGGTATCTTCTAAAACACACTAGGTCTTTCTTTGAAGACAGAATTCTCGACGGTAAACAGATATGGTCTCGCTACAGTCCAACGATGGAGGTCGTGATCGCTCACCCAAACGGTTGGGGTATTCGCGAACAGGCATTTCTTCGATCGGCAGCCGTTGCCGCTGGGTTTGCAACCACTGACCAGGCACCGACCAAGGTTCGATTCGTGACCGAGGCTGAGGCCTCAGTGCACTTTTGTATTCATCATACAAACTTGGGTACGGTTCTTAAG CCTGGTACGAACTTTGCGGTATGCGATGCTGGTGGCTCCACGGTCGACACCACGCTATATTCGGTTACTTCAATGCGTCCGATTCTCAAACTGAAGGAGGAGCGGGCATCAGCAT GCGTGCAGGCAGGCGCCATTTTCGTGGACTCTGAAGTTGAGAAACATCTGCGCAAAACTTTGGCGAATGCTGGTCTGAGCTcagaagacgttgtggagTATACCAAAGCAGGAGTCAAAGACTTCGAGGGCTTCGCCAAGCGGGCGTTTAGAGATGAAACGACAGAGCAATCAGTCGCCGTTGCCCATACTCGGTTCAATAATACTACTATTAGAGCTCGTCGTGGTCGTATGTCCTTTCCTGG CTTGATCATAAAAGAATTCTTCGATGTATGCGTCAAAGAAATTACAGCGAGCGTCGATCAGCAAATCAATGGACTCAATGTACCG TACATACTGTTGGTGGGAGGATTTGGAGATAGTGTCTATGTTCGAAATGAATTCAAGAAGCGATATGAATCGCGGGGCTCAAAGATTACACTTACTAATGATTCGTC GTCAAAGGCTGTTGCGGATGGTGCATTAATCTGGAGCACAATTAGCAGTGTTCACTCTCGTGCCCCACGATATTCGTTTGGAATCAAGATCCTCGTTCCTTTCCTTTCCCACATTCACACTCGACAGGGAAGGGTCTCATACACGGATGCTGACGGTGAAGAAGTGGTGTCAGGCGGATGGTCTCAAATAGTGCAAAAG GGTGTAGCTTTGGACTCCGAAGTCGTATGCCGTAGACGATACCACTGCCGGTATTCGACTGGGACACCCTATTTGGAGGTATTCACCATTGACTTGATATCATACTCAGGCGACGGAACCCCTGAATGGGTAAATTCTCCAAATG GATCTCTATGCCCCGGGTTCCGAACGTCCTGTACCATTAAAGCTAACCTGAAGAACCTAGAAGGCGCATTAACTTCAGCTACAGGTAGACATGGTTTACGCTATTGGTCCTTGAGCTTCGAAGTTTGTATTCGTTTTGGTGGCACCGAGTTAGAAAGTTACTTGGAATGGGAGGAACAT GGGATTAAACGCACTGGACCAGCATCTATTGTCTCTCAGGAAATTAACTTGTGA
- a CDS encoding NADPH-ferrihemoprotein reductase, translating to MAPALSTNDLALIGVGVGLTTAFIFREQIFGDKKKSVPTTAKKAVADQGDPRDFVAKMIANKKRLAIFYGSQTGTAEEYAIRIAKEAKSRFGLGSLVCDLEEYDFNKLDALPEGCAAIFVMATYGEGEPTDNAVEFMNNINEDDFEFSKGEHRLEGLKYVVFGLGNKTYEHYNKVARDVDEKLTTLGAERIGERGEGDDDKSMEEDYLEWKEKMWPEFARVMGVEEGAGSDSPDFKVTEVDTHPPEKVYLGELSARALTKTRGIHDAKNPYPAPIQGIRELFTVGGERNCIHAEFNIEGSGITYQHGDHVGLWPSNADVEVDRLLFSLGLGAPDRRTAVIDIESLDPQLAKVPFPVPTTYETVLRHYIDISSVASRQTLGALAKYAPTPEAGAALAALATDKVQYGAIVAGGCLKLAEVLQLVTGNPINSKPTGENTTAWNIPFDVIVSAIPRLQPRYYSISSSPKLHPTSIHVTCVVLKYESEASERAPSKWVFGVGSNYLLNLKMAAHGEQAPLLSEGGVESVTNPIYAISGPRSSYQGETGYKAPVHVRRSTFRLPTNPKTPVIMIGPGTGVAPFRGFVQERVALARKAIEKNGEDALADWGQISLYYGCRDENEDFLYKDEWPEYQSELKGKFTMRNAFSRSGARKPDGSKIYVQDLLWEDRAAVSEAINEKRGYVYICGDAKNMSKAVEDILIKIFNEAGKNGTEELKTMKERSRLLLDVWS from the exons ATGGCTCCTGCTCTCTCGACAAACGATTTGGCGCTCATTGGTGTCGGCGTTGGTCTCACCACCGCTTTCATCTTTCGCGAGCAAATCTTTGGtgacaagaagaagagcgtTCCCACTACAGCCAAGAAAGCTGTGGCGGACCAGGGCGACCCCCGCGATTTTGTTGCAAAAATGATTGCCAAT AAAAAACGCCTCGCAATTTTCTACGGGTCCCAGACAGGCACTGCTGAAGAGTATGCGATCAGGATTGCCAAAGAGGCCAAGTCCCGCTTCGGTCTTGGGTCCCTTGTATGCGATCTCGAAGAGTACGACTTCAACAAGCTCGACGCCCTCCCCGAAGGCTGTGCCGCCATCTTTGTCATGGCTACCTATGGCGAGGGAGAGCCTACTGATAATGCGGTCGAATTCATGAACAACATCAACGAAGACGACTTTGAGTTTTCCAAGGGCGAGCATCGTCTCGAAGGACTCAAATATGTTGTATTTGGTCTAGGGAACAAGACATACGAGCACTATAACAAAGTGGCACGAGATGTCGACGAGAAGCTTACAACGCTCGGCGCTGAGCGTATCGGCGAGCGCGGCGAAGGTGACGATGACAAGAGCATGGAAGAAGACTATCTCGAATGGAAGGAGAAGATGTGGCCTGAATTTGCGCGCGTTATGGGCGTAGAGGAGGGCGCTGGTAGCGACAGTCCTGATTTCAAAGTCACAGAAGTCGACACGCATCCACCCGAAAAAGTTTACCTTG GTGAACTTTCCGCGCGTGCCTTGaccaaaacacgtggtattcACGATGCCAAAAATCCTTACCCTGCACCAATCCAAGGCATCCGCGAATTATTCACAGTTGGTGGAGAAAGAAACTGCATACACGCCGAATTTAATATCGAAGGTTCCGGTATCACTTACCAGCATGGCGACCACGTCGGACTCTGGCCGTCCAACGCGGATGTGGAAGTTGATCGTTTGCTCTTCTCCCTCGGCCTCGGGGCGCCTGACCGCCGGACCGCGGTGATCGATATTGAGTCATTGGATCCACAGCTCGCAAAGGTCCCCTTCCCCGTCCCCACAACTTACGAAACCGTGCTGAGGCATTACATCGACATTTCATCCGTTGCTAGCCGTCAGACCCTCGGTGCCCTCGCCAAGTACGCTCCTACGCCCGAGGCCGGTGCTGCCCTTGCTGCACTCGCTACTGACAAGGTTCAGTATGGTGCCATTGTTGCCGGTGGATGCCTCAAGCTGGCCGAAGTTCTCCAACTCGTGACCGGAAACCCAATCAATTCGAAGCCAACTGGAGAGAACACCACGGCCTGGAATATTCCATTTGACGTCATCGTCAGTGCCATTCCTCGCCTCCAGCCACGGTACTACTCGATCTCGTCATCGCCCAAGCTCCACCCGACATCGATCCATGTTACTTGCGTCGTGCTCAAGTACGAGAGCGAAGCTTCGGAACGCGCGCCCTCCAAGTGGGTGTTTGGTGTCGGCTCCAACTATTTGCTCAATTTAAAGATGGCGGCTCATGGCGAACAAGCGCCACTGTTGTCCGAGGGCGGCGTAGAGAGCGTCACTAACCCGATCTACGCGATCTCCGGCCCTAGGTCATCTTACCAGGGCGAAACCGGCTACAAGGCCCCTGTCCACGTCCGCCGATCAACGTTCAGGCTCCCGACCAACCCCAAGACTCCAGTCATCATGATCGGCCCCGGCACCGGTGTTGCTCCTTTCCGCGGCTTTGTCCAGGAGCGTGTCGCGCTTGCCCGCAAGGCGATCGAGAAGAACGGCGAGGATGCTCTTGCCGACTGGGGACAGATTTCGCTCTACTATGGCTGCCGTGACGAGAACGAGGACTTCTTGTACAAGGATGAATGGCCCGAGTATCAGTCTGAGCTCAAGGGCAAGTTCACCATGCGCAATGCATTCTCGCGAAGTGGTGCTCGCAAGCCAGACGGCAGCAAGATTTATGTCCAGGATTTGCTCTGGGAGGATCGTGCTGCGGTTTCGGAGGCGATCAACGAGAAACGTGGATACGTCTACATTTGTGGTGATGCGAAGAACATGAGCAAGGCTGTCGAGGACATCTTGATCAAGATCTTTAACGAGGCTGGCAAGAATGGAACTGAGGAGCTCAAGACGATGAAGGAGCGCTCGAGGTTGTTGTTGGATGTCTGGTCATAG
- a CDS encoding Zinc finger, ZZ type protein, producing MPKIHIEKVSDLPPELAGAVGTAVSRVAGAICRVNQEHAQVGSDDYQMSSGIDTFLGLLKKAVPHVHYHIVPAPNLSENESLNESSSSEGSSIFMREWLRRGELEDSEGHALGLSGRPIKPCKDMTTEELLEEELWHRLELTRLVLSLSIHIGTCTTHGVLLTKVALRHRAIRTEAKFNRRGIQFRKISSSRGKRLTGGIVLMILTPIFSAIGADIVNDIICAVAGTDLVKIASIGSSSSSSVVEFGECSIDQSGTDIILYEGEGGNMNNEKNDISVCGETSQAIIEKLVEIWSQKLIHTVPDEFTQLVEEIDLNSRAKQTLPSHYQVYCNACDTRISKGYSCQECHDFDLCYDCFVGVKHQDVKRHPYIEFKVQEEISQIQRIMVSLRRETVIVEHGRGSHTKCNVCHSMISEPTKIGRRTEMSTYYRCKGCPDFDICTKCFPTEAAKAIHEDHKFNMIVATDDEATISRLSPTTDTRSPSDSFRSGSSGWVQTPVGSPEPVASPTLPSSRSHSNLFTPTPWMNSPTSPTSPPPIYSSVFPENVWHRGQHFVCDACYYSINDDKRLSCVE from the exons ATGCCCAAAATCCATATTGAGAAAGTATCTGACTTGCCTCCTGAGCTGGCCGGTGCTGTAGGAACTGCTGTCTCTCGAGTTGCGGGTGCTATCTGCCGTG TCAACCAGGAACATGCTCAAGTAGGTTCAGATGATTACCAAATGAGCTCAGGAATTGATACTTTTTTGGGTTTACTCAAAAAGGCAGTTCCCCACGTTCA CTATCACATCGTTCCAGCGCCTAATCTATCAGAAAACGAGAGTCTCAATGAGTCGAGCTCATCAGAAGGCTCTTCAATCTTCATGCGAGAATGGCTGCGTAGAGGAGAACTTGAGGATTCTGAAGGCC ATGCTCTTGGCCTTAGCGGCAGGCCTATAAAGCCTTGCAAGGATATGACCACCGAGGAGCTTTTGGAAGAAGAGTTATGGCATAGACTGGAGCTCACCCGCTTGGTTCTCTCCTTGAGCATACACATCGGAACatgcactactcatggagtACT GCTCACGAAAGTTGCTCTCCGCCACCGAGCGATAAGAACCGAAGCCAAGTTCAATAGACGCGGTATACAGTTCAGAAAGATTAGCTCGAGCAGGGGAAAACGTCTCACTGGCGGCATTGTCCTAATGATTTTGACGCCGATATTTTCCGCCATAGGCGCCGACATTGTCAACGATATTATATGTGCGGTTGCTGGAACAGATTTGGTTAAAATTGCCAGCATAGGATCatcctcgtcttcatcgGTGGTAGAATTCGGAGAATGCTCGATCGACCAGTCAGGGACCGATATTATATTATATGAGGGTGAAGGAGGTAATATGAACAACGAAAAGAACGACATCAGTGTTTGTGGCGAG ACAAGCCAGGCCATTATTGAAAAACTCGTCGAAATTTGGTCACAAAAGCTCATT CATACTGTCCCGGATGAGTTTACACAACTGGTTGAAGAAATTGACTTAAAT AGTAGAGCAAAACAGACACTACCAAGTCATTACCAG GTATACTGTAATGCTTGCGACACTCGAATTAGCAAAGGCTACTCGTGTCAAGAGTGTCACGATTTTGATCTG TGCTATGACTGCTTCGTTGGCGTGAAGCATCAGGATGTGAAGAGACATCCATACATTGAATTCAAGGTCCAGGAAGAAATCAGTCAAATTCAGCGTATCATGGTCTCTTTGCGACGCGAAACCGTCATCGTGGAGCACGGTCGAGGAAGCCATACCAAATGCAATGTGTGCCATTCCATGATTAGTGAACCGACGAAGATTGGACGAAGGACTGAGATGTCAACATACTATAGAT GTAAAGGCTGTCCAGACTTCGATATATGTACTAAATGCTTCCCTACC GAAGCGGCAAAGGCCATCCATGAGGACCACAAGTTCAATATGATCGTTGCAACAGACGATGAAGCCACAATATCGCGCCTTTCACCTACTACTGACACCCGAAGTCCATCTGATTCATTCCGTTCGGGTTCAAGTGGCTGGGTACAAACGCCTGTCGGTTCTCCTGAACCCGTTGCGTCACCTACACTCCCATCTTCCAGGAGTCACTCGAATCTTTTCACCCCGACTCCTTGGATGAACTCGCCAACTTCACCAACTTCGCCTCCTCCAATCTATTCTTCCGTGTTCCCTGAAAATGTCTGGCACAGAGGCCAGCACTTTGTCTGCGATGCATGCTACTACAGCATCAATGATGACAAGCGTTTAAGCTGTGTCGAGTGA
- a CDS encoding methyltransferase domain protein produces the protein MNKTTQNVAQDWKPALYNQAVDVVYSDDYTKPLFDLLCAQPNERIVDLGCGTGELTLRLQRLVGKEGIVVGVDASENMLAKAKENGLVNYFLGDIQKLEVPDKFKPLVGTFDGNGLYQRYAPLVQTAKILLKPGGRFVGEFCGYMNAVGLRSVTAHILERRGRKLSEPCFLPHSAEYASLLESEGFVVEHISLNPRVINFPGSLVDFLRAIFRISYLKDLEDEEAGEVIQAISRICEFDHKDGAGAWTGMYVTIRFRAIAPE, from the exons ATGAACAAGACCACTCAGAACGTTGCCCAAGATTGGAAACCGGCTTTGTATAACCAAGCTGTTGACGTTGTATACTCTGATGATTATACCAAACCCTTGTTCGATTTACTTTGCGCCCAACCTAACGAACGAATTGTAGATCTAGGGTGTGGCACAGGTGAGCTCACCCTACGTCTCCAACGGCTCGTCGGAAAGGAGGGAATAGTCGTAGGCGTAGACGCCAGTGAGAACATG CTCgccaaagccaaggaaaacGGCCTTGTGAATTACTTCCTCGGTGACATACAGAAACTTGAGGTGCCAGATAAATTCAAGCCTCTAGTTGGAACATTCGACGGTAA CGGTCTTTACCAACGCTACGCTCCACTGGTGCAAACTGCAAAAATTCTTCTGAAGCCAGGGGGCCGGTTCGTGGGCGAATTTTGTGGGTACATGAACGCAGTTG GTCTACGATCCGTCACCGCCCATATACTGGAGCGTCGTGGAAGAAAGCTTTCTGAACCATGCTTTCTGCCCCATTCCGCAGAATATGCAAGC CTGCTTGAATCAGAAGGATTCGTAGTAGAACACATCTCGTTGAATCCCCGCGTGATTAATTTTCCAGGATCTTTGGTGGACTTCCTCCGTGCAATATTTCGCATTTCATACCTCAAGGACCTGGAAGATGAGGAAGCGGGAGAGGTCATTCAAGCGATCAGTAGAATTTGTGAGTTTGACCACAAAGACGGAGCGGGTGCTTGGACTGGCATGTATGTGACGATAAGGTTCCGGGCAATTGCCCCAGAGTAG